In Spirochaetota bacterium, a single genomic region encodes these proteins:
- a CDS encoding YggS family pyridoxal phosphate-dependent enzyme has protein sequence MENNLNFIKNNIEKIFQLISDIKRINNITYNIELVAVSKTFSVDYIIEAYKNGIKCFGENRVQEAIEKIEKINEIYENIKDISWHMIGTLQTNKVKKAIEYFEFIQSVDRESLVDEIARRSNFINNKIINILFEVNISEEIQKSGVSPDKLFSLIDYTFKKDIKNVRIKGLMSVGLLTEDKVIKEKEFEKMRDLFEKAQSYYGKEYFSILSMGMSDDFLLAIKHGANMIRIGSAIFGRRKY, from the coding sequence ATGGAAAATAATTTAAATTTTATTAAAAATAACATTGAAAAAATATTTCAACTTATTTCAGATATAAAAAGGATTAATAATATAACATATAATATTGAATTAGTTGCTGTAAGTAAAACATTTAGTGTAGATTATATAATAGAAGCTTACAAAAATGGTATAAAATGTTTTGGTGAAAATAGAGTTCAAGAAGCAATTGAAAAAATTGAGAAGATAAATGAGATTTATGAAAATATAAAAGATATTTCATGGCACATGATAGGTACATTACAAACTAATAAGGTAAAAAAAGCTATTGAATATTTTGAATTCATACAATCAGTTGACAGAGAATCTCTTGTAGATGAAATAGCCAGAAGATCAAATTTTATAAATAATAAAATTATTAATATTTTATTCGAAGTCAATATTTCAGAAGAAATTCAGAAATCAGGAGTTTCACCTGATAAGCTATTTAGTTTAATTGATTATACGTTTAAAAAAGATATTAAAAATGTTAGAATAAAAGGTTTAATGTCAGTTGGGCTATTAACTGAAGATAAAGTTATTAAAGAGAAAGAATTTGAGAAAATGAGAGATTTATTTGAAAAAGCACAAAGTTATTATGGCAAAGAATATTTTTCTATTTTATCTATGGGGATGAGTGATGATTTCCTCTTAGCTATAAAACATGGAGCTAATATGATTAGAATAGGTTCAGCTATTTTTGGTAGAAGAAAATATTGA
- a CDS encoding PilZ domain-containing protein, with the protein MENLKGPHDNIIKSLIDKEFLYKSIVDNNIPVTIYIKNNVSFDGFIISYDRFSITIKHNSNLPLSPFQKIQVSFFFRENRHIFESSIKNIIDSKTFSIKNPEMIFRNPKRKYQRITIDELSHIQIFFKDVSVQLNFPETEKFCPFPYEKFKDKKLDTVENLLKNFKQKMSVFSKNKIVMLRDKQPNTLEEFLIIKTGKSFYIPNVNSYFPDTDLYDRDLVIVKPDLIEYWKLMGTEVKDPNSQINSLLKIKESRGIYSELFFPVIYKKYVISYIYIMNQIDKKQQIPFNIIPKLEEFGKLMLATLIQYKYFEKLEEKSKQTELIDLSAGGLQFGTIDKTIIDNINIDDNIKISFSIKGQYFYLEGIIRRKYQFENKWYYGVQFINYPLETQQQLEKLLYN; encoded by the coding sequence ATGGAAAACTTAAAAGGTCCACATGATAATATTATAAAATCTCTTATCGACAAAGAATTTTTATATAAATCTATTGTTGATAATAATATACCAGTTACAATTTATATAAAAAACAATGTTTCTTTTGATGGATTTATAATATCATATGATAGATTTTCTATCACTATTAAACACAATTCTAACTTACCTCTTTCACCATTTCAAAAAATACAAGTTTCATTTTTCTTTAGAGAAAATAGACATATTTTTGAATCTTCTATAAAAAATATTATTGATTCAAAAACTTTTTCTATAAAAAATCCTGAAATGATATTTAGGAACCCAAAAAGAAAATACCAAAGAATTACAATAGATGAGTTATCTCATATACAGATATTTTTTAAAGATGTAAGTGTCCAACTTAATTTCCCGGAAACAGAAAAATTTTGTCCTTTTCCTTATGAAAAATTTAAAGATAAAAAATTGGATACTGTAGAAAATTTACTAAAAAATTTTAAACAAAAAATGTCTGTTTTTTCCAAAAATAAAATAGTTATGCTTAGGGATAAACAGCCAAATACTCTAGAAGAATTTTTAATTATAAAAACTGGTAAATCTTTTTATATCCCTAATGTTAATTCTTACTTTCCTGATACAGACTTATATGATAGAGATCTAGTTATTGTTAAACCAGACTTAATAGAATATTGGAAGTTAATGGGAACAGAAGTTAAAGACCCAAATTCACAAATTAATAGTCTATTAAAGATTAAAGAAAGCAGAGGTATATACTCTGAACTTTTTTTTCCTGTTATTTATAAAAAATATGTTATATCTTACATTTATATAATGAATCAAATTGATAAAAAACAACAAATTCCTTTCAATATAATTCCAAAGCTTGAAGAATTTGGTAAATTAATGTTAGCTACACTAATCCAATATAAATATTTTGAAAAACTAGAAGAAAAATCTAAACAAACTGAATTAATTGACCTTTCTGCAGGAGGCCTTCAATTTGGAACCATTGATAAAACTATTATTGACAATATTAATATTGATGATAATATTAAAATATCTTTTTCCATTAAAGGTCAATATTTTTACCTTGAAGGAATTATAAGAAGAAAATATCAATTTGAAAATAAATGGTATTATGGAGTTCAGTTTATCAATTATCCATTAGAAACACAACAACAATTAGAAAAATTATTATATAATTAA